Below is a genomic region from Ferribacterium limneticum.
ATCGATCACCAGGCCGGGCAGGTATTGCAGCAGTTCGAGTGCGACTTCCTGGTTGATCGGGTCATCTTCCGCCAGCAGCACGTGCTTGCCGCTGAAGCTGCCGAGCCAGGTGTCGTCCGCCTCACCGGGCGGCGCGGTGGACGGTGAGGCCGTCTCGGGCGCCGCCTTGTCGAAACCTATGGTCAGCGTGAAGGTGGTGCCTTCGCCCGGCGTGCTGTCCAGTTCCAGTCTGCCGTTCATGAGCCGGATCAGTCGGCGGACGATGGCCAGGCCCAGACCTGTTCCGCCATGGCGCCGGCTGGTTGATCCGTCGGCCTGTTCGAAAGGCGAGAAGATGCGCTCCAGTGCCTCGGGCGGGATGCCGATGCCGGTGTCCTGAATGGCCAGGCAAGCCGTCAGGGTGTGCGCCGTCTCGGCGGCCGTCGTGGCGCGGATTGAAACGCTGCCCCGATCGGTGAATTTGGCGGCGTTGTCGACCAGGTTGAGCAGGATCTGCTGCAGGCGCAACGGGTCACCGAGCAATTCCGTCTCGGCCAGTTGCCGGTCGATGTCGAGTTTGAATTGCAGCCCCTTGGCCGTCAGCTTGTCGCCGACCAGGCTTTCAATGTTGGCGATGATGACGCCAAGGTGCAATGACGTCTGCTCCAGCTTGAGTCGTTCGGCGTCGATTTTCGACAGGTCGAGAATGTCGTTGAGCAGGCACAGCAAGTGGCCGGCAGCCTTGTCGACCTTGCCCAGCTTTTCGCGTTGATCCGGGTCGCTGCTCCGCCGGCTCACGATGTGCGTCAGGCCGATGATGGCATTCATCGGCGTGCGCAGTTCATGGCTCATGTTGGCCAGGAAAGTGCTCTTGGCCCGATTGGCCGTTTCGGCGGCCTCCTTGGCCAGTTCGAGGTCAGCCGTGCGGGAAGCGACGAGTTCCTCGAGGTGTGTCCGGTAACGTTGCAGTTCAGCCTCGGCCTGCTTGCGTTTGCTGACATCGATGACGATCCCGATCACCGCCGGCTGGCCTTCGTAATCCACCGAGGTGCCAAATACTTCGACCTCTACCGTGTTGCCATCCCGGCACTGGCCAGTAAAACCATAGTGCAGGGCCTCGATTTCGCCGCTTTCCCGGCGCCGGACATTGTCGGCAACCTTCTGCCGGTCTTGCGGGGCGACCAGGTCGATGACCGTGACCCGGTCGATGATTTCCTCCGGCGAGTCGTAGCCAAAGACCTTGGCAAACCACGGATTGACGTAGCGGAAATACTGCCCCTGGATGATATAGACCCCGGCCAGCGACTGCTCGACCAGGCCGCGGAATTTGCGCTCGGCCGAGCGCAGTTCCTTTTCGACATGGACGCGCGGCGTGATGTCGTGGCCGACCATGACCAGCGCCTGCCGGCTGCCGTCGGCCCCAAACAGGGGCACCTTGGCGATGTCGAAAACCTGTTCGCTGCCGGCGCTGTCGCGGAAAATAAATTCGTCATGCAGGCATTCGCCATTGCTCCAGACGGCCTCGTCCGAAGCCGCCAGCATGCGGAGTGGCGCCGTATCGAACCGACCCGAGGTGGCCAGCTCCTGGCTGGTCGAGCCGCGGTAATCGGTGTTGCTCAGGCCCAGCATGCGCAGCAGGACGGTGTTGGCCTCCGTCCAGCGGCCTTCCCCATCCTTCAGGCAGACGATGTCGGGCAGGGTATCGATCAGCGTTCTCAGGCGTTTCTCGTTCTTGCCCAGGCGCTCGGCGTAGCTCGTGATGTGCCGTCTGTAGCGCTCGTTGCGGCGCAGCCAGAAAAACACCACTAGGGCGCCCAGAATGCCGCCGATGGCGATACTCAACGGCAATGGCGTCCGGGTTATGCGGTCGAACTCCGGACTGCTGCGCAGTTGGGCCATCCACTGGTGGCCGCCAAATTCGATCGGCAGCGTGACGCGCTGGCGCCCGTAACTGCTCCCCTTGTGCGCCAGGTGCGAGTCAAAAAGCAGATTTTCCGGCGCGATTGCCGTGTCGTACAACTCGATTTCGACGTCCTTGTTGTCCGGGTTGAAGATGCCGCCGAGCAGGTCACCAGCGCGGAAAGCGGCATAGCTGAAACCGAGCAGCGCGGCCCGGCGCTCCTCGATGCTGTCATGCGGGAGGCCGCTGCCGAATACCGGCAGATAAATCAGGAAGCCCGGCAGGGGCTGAGCCTGGTTTTCCTGGAGCAGCGTTATTTTTCTCGACAAGGCTGCTTCGCCGCTGTCCCGCGCCCGTTCCATAGCCCGTCGGCGAACCGGTTCGGAGAACATGTCGTAGCCGAAAGCGCGCTGATTGAGGTCGGAGAACGGTTCGAGAAAAACGATACTGCTGTACTGCTCGCGTCTTCCGTCGGGCTTGATGGCGTAGCCCGGAAAGCCTTGGCTCCGGACCATTTGCTCATGCGCCGCCTTGTCGCGCGGCTGGATCATCAGTGAAAAGCCGGTGGCCTGAATGCCCGGCAGCGTTTTGTCGAGGTGCAGGTTGCGCACATAGTTCTGCCACTCGTCGCGGGTGACGTTATCGCTCGCCTCGACGAAGGCGGCGGCGCCGCGCAAGACCTGGGCGTGGGCCTGAAGGCGAAAGAGCAGGGTGCTCCGCTCCTGTTCGGCCCGGTACAGGAATCGCTGGTAAATCTGTTCCTCGGTGCTTTGCCGAACGATGCCGTAGAGCACTGCCGTGATGGCCAGAATGATGCAAAGCGCAATCCAGGCGCCACCTTCATGCAGCAGGAACTGCGGAAGATAGCGGCCAGTTTGGGTGTTGTCGAACGGGCTTGGCCTAGGCTTTTTCACGGTTGTGCTTTATGTCGAATGCGCCTCACGATAGCACTATCCGGAGACCCTGTGGACCGGGTCAAGTACCTGAATCGAGGCCCTATGTCAGCCCGCCATAGCGCGGAAGGCAGGCAGCGTTGCAACTATTCGCCGTTTAATGTTGAACACCATGAACACGATGCTGACTAATCACTGCCAATAATTCACCAGGAGACTGCCATGATCCAGCTTCGCCCTTCTGCCGAACGCGGTTACGCCGACCACGGCTGGCTGCGCGCCAAGCACAGTTTTTCCTTCGCCGATTATCACGACCCGGACGAAATGGGCTGGGGCGCCCTGCGCGTCATCAACGAAGACCGTGTCGCCCCGGGCACCGGTTTCGGCCGGCACGGCCATCGCGACATGGAAATCGTCACCTACATCCTGTCCGGGACGCTCGAGCACAAGGACAGCCTCGGCCACGGCGGCTTGATCCGGCGCGGCGAAGTGCAGCGCATGAGCGCCGGCAAGGGCATCCTGCATAGCGAGTCCAACCCCTCGGCCGACGAAGAAACGCACCTGCTGCAAATCTGGATCGAGCCGGCGCAGCGCGGCACGCCGGCCAGCTACGAGCAACAGGCCCTGCCGCTCGACGAGTTGCGCGGTCGCTGGCGGCTGGTTGCCTCGCCGGACGGTGCAGACGGCAGCACGACCATCGGCCAGGATGCCCGTTTGTGGGCCAGCCTGCTGGCGCCCGGCGAAAGCATCGATTACCGCCTGCCGGGCGGCCGGCTGGGCTACGTGCACGTTATCTAAGGTCAACTGGAAATAAACGGCAAAAATCTAATGCCCGGTGACGGCGCCAAGATAGCCGACGAAAGCGATCTCAAATTTTTAGCCAGTGAAGAAGCGGAATTCCTGCTCTTTGACCTGCCGCCTGTTGCATAACCCGACCTGTAAAAAACACCAAAAGAAAAACAGCGTGAGCCAGGCCATCGTCGTTTATCACTCCGGTTGCGGCCACGGCAAGCGCGTTGACGCAGTCGTCGCCAGCATCGCCGCCGCCCATCTGCGCGGATAAAGGCTGGAGCAGGTGGCCCCCCGGCCGCCTGCGCACTGCTATAGTGAGATCATTCCCTTTTGTTCCGGAGTGATCGCATGGCACTGACTACCTCGCTGGCTGACCTGGCTATCATTCTTGTCGAGCCGTCACAGATGCAGGCGCATCTGGTCAGCCGCATGCTTGAGCATCAGGGCGTCAAAAAAGTCACCACGGTCGACACGGCTAGTGCGGCGCTGGTGGCACTCAAGGCTGAAAGCGCCAATGTCATCGTGATCAGCAGCCTCTACCTGCCTGATCTGGCTGGCACCGAACTGGTTGCTGCCATGCGTGCCGATCCCGATTTCGAGACCGTGCCCTTCATTCTCGTCTCCAGCGAAACCCGGCCGCAGGTGCTCGAACCGGTGCGCCAATCCGGCGCCTGCAGCATCGTCGCCAAGCCCTTCAACGAACAGCAGCTGTCGCGTGCGCTCTATGCCGCCGCCGATTACCTGAACCCGCCGGAAGATCTTGATGTGGCGGAAATCGAAAATCTGCGCGTCCTGCTCGTCGATGACAGCCCGACGTCGCGCCGTCATTTGCGCCGGCTGCTCACCGAGCTGGGCATCGAACGCATCACCGAGGCGGTCAATGGCAAGGAGGCGGTGGCCTTGCTCGAACAGGCCATGGTCGACCTGGTGATTACCGACTACAACATGCCGGAAATGGACGGTCGCGAACTGACCGAATACATCCGCACGCAAAGCTGGCAGGCCGAGGTGCCGGTGCTCATGGTGACCAGCGAACAGAACATGGGCCGCCTGGCCGCCGTCGAGCGGGCCGGCGTTTCGGCCATCTGCGACAAACCCTTCGAGGCCGGCAGCATTCGCCGCCTGATCAGCGAAGCGCTGACCCGCTAAGCGCGCTCGCACCGGCGAAGCGCGGCGCTTCCCGGTTGGTTTTCGCAGTGCAATGCCAACAATTTCACGGTTTCTGGGCGCGAAAAACGCAGCGATGATCCATTTGGACTATGCCGTTTGCACCCTGTGTCACAAGCGCGCAATGTGCGCACGCCAATCTTCGGAACATTCCCCGGCTGCTGATATCGGTTGAACTTGCATCCGGCCGCAGGGAGTCATTTTCCCTATTCCGAATGAATTGGAGCAATTGTGAGCAACTCTTTGCGTTACCTCGCCGCGGCTGTGTTGGCAGCCACCTCGTTTGCTGCGTCCGCCGCCGTTACCATCACCGAAGTCGCTCCGTGGAGCAGCGGCAATTCGCCGGTAGGCGCCGACTGGTTCGAACTGACCAATACCGGTAGCAGCGCGGTCGACATCACCGGCTGGAAGGTGGATGACAGCTCGAATTCGTTTGCTGCTGGCGCAGCCCTTAACGGTATTACCAACATTGCGGCTGGCCAATCGGTGATTTTTCTCGAAGGGAATGCTGCCAAAACCGAACTCTTCAAGACCAACTGGTTTGGCGGCAGCGTTCCGGCCGGCTTGGCCGTTGGCTATTACAGTGGCTCGGGCATCGGCCTGAGCACCAGCAGCGACGCGCTCAATATTTTCAACGCCTCCGGCGCCCTGCAGGCCAAGGTTACCTTCGGCGCATCGGATTCGAGCTCGCCTTACCAGAGCTTTGACAACGCTGCCGGCCTCAACAACACGGCCGTTTCCCAGCTTAGCGTCGTCGGTATCAACGGCGCCTTCGTGGCCGCCAACAGCGCGAGCGAAATCGGTTCGCCGGGCAGCATCGCCGCCGTTCCGGAGCCGGAAACCTACGCCATGCTGCTGGCTGGTCTTGGCCTCATCGGCGCCGTGGCACGCAAGCGTCAACACTGATCCCGAAAGGAACTCATCATGAAACTCAAACATTTGTTTCTCGCCCTTGCCGCCGCCGGCAGCTTTGCCGCGCACGCTGCGGATTCCCTGAATCTGGCCAATTACGCGGTGAGCGGCGTCTATTCGCTGGATGCGTTTAACGGCACCAGCGGCGGCATTTCCGGCCTGGAAGCCTCGGCCGTAACCTACGCTCAGGATCGTGGCTCGCTATTCTTCGTCGGCGACGAAGGCACCGGCGTCATAGAAATCTCCAAGACCGGCCAGACGCTCGGCTACATGAGCTTCGACTGGGCCAATACCGGCAGTACCAAACATGACACCGAAGGCCTGACCTATCTGGGCGGTGGCGTTCTGGTCGTCGGCGAAGAGCGCCTGTACGACGCCTATCGCTTCAGCTACGCGGCTGGCGGTACTGCCGCTTTGGCCAACAGCAGCGTGTCGATCAGCAACGCCACCGTCGGCAATAGCGGCATGGAAGGCATCAGCTACGATGCACGCAATGGCGGCAGCTTCGTTACCGTCAAGCAGGAAGGCCCGGAAGACATTCTTGGCGGCACCCTGAGCTTCGCCTCGGGCGGCGGTGTGGCCAACATGACGCAACTGTTCAACCCCAGCTCCCTCGGTCTGGCAACGCTGTCTGACGTCCAGACACTCTCCGGCGTCAATTCGCTGGTTGGCACCACGGCTGCCGACAACCTGCTGATTCTCAGCCTGGGTTCGAACACCCTGCTTGAAGTCACCCGCAGCGGTGTCATCAAGAGCAGCCTCGATCTGGCCGGTATCGTTCCGCACAACGCAATCGAAGGCGTGACCATCGACGAAAAGGGCGTCATCTATCTGGTTGCCGAGCAGGAGCAGGACGGCAGCGTACTCGACAGCCTGGCTCGTTCGCGGCTCATCGTGCTGGCCGCGCCGGTTCCCGAGCCGGAAACCTACGCCATGTTGCTGGCCGGTCTTGGTCTGCTCGGCGCCGTGGCCCGCCGCAGGAAGCTGGCGGCCTGATCCGCCGGTTTTCAGTGAGACAGACGGGGGCTTCGGCCCCCGTTTTCGTTGACTCAGCCGGCCTTGCCGATTTTTGATGCCAGCCGGCGGATGGTGATCTGGCGGACGACGAGAATCAGCGCCAGCAGCACGAGCAGCGGGTCGAGCAGGACATCCCACAGATTGGCGAAAACACCGCTGGCGTAGCCGGCGAGGTCGACGGCGAGAATCGCCAGCCAGATGTCGAGCCGCTTCCACCACAAGACCAGGCCGAGCGGCAGCAGGGCGGCCAGCAACAGTGTCGGCTGATAACCGAGGGCATACGGATCGAAGGAACCCAAGCCGAGCGACGCCGCATAGAACGGCACGGCGAAAGCGAGCAGACCAAGGGCCGGGCGGTAGCCCAGCGGCGATGGCGTTTTGTCGGCCAATTGCAGGATGGCCAGCGCCACCAAGGTCAGTGACGGCGTCCCGAAAAAGGCGTGCATGCCGGGCGCGATACCGACGACCAGGGCCAGCGTCGTTGCTGCCAGCGCGACGCGGGCGCGCAGCTCGCCGAAGGGCACGAGGGCGGTCAGCGCCCCGAAAATCAGGGCGTGGGCGAGTAGCCCATAGGCGGCGAGCAGGTTCATGGCTGCCCTCCATCGAGCCAGGCTTCGCTGAAAACAACGTGTTTGATGCCTTGCCGGCGCCAGTCGTAGGCGAGGTGGATGCGCCCGTCGCGGCCGAGCAGCAGGGACGGGTTGCCGTAGTCGGCGCCGCCATCGGGGGCGGTTTCGACCGTGCGCACTTCCTGCCAGGTTTTGCCCTGATCGGCCGACAACCAGAGCAACAAGGCTTGCCGCCCGCTGGCCGGGTTGCCGGCGAGTAGCAGCCAGCCGCTCTTCAGGCGCAGCAGGGCGACGGAGGAATTCGGATTGGCCACGGCAAGGGCTTCGCCGGCCTGCCAGCGCTGGCCACCGTTGTCCGTCGTCGCCACCCGGACCGAGCCGGGCGCCGGGCCGGCATCGCGCAGGACGGCCATTGCCCGCTGTTCGTCGAGGGCGGCGACGGCCGGTTGCAGCGTGCTGGTTGTGGCGGCCAGGCGAGCCTTGTCGAGAATCTGCCCGGTGGGCGACAGGTGCAGCCATTCACCGTGCTGGCCGATAAAGTCGTGGCTGATCGCCAGCCCCAGGCCGCCATCGGCCAGCGGCACGGGGGCGGTCCGCACGGCGCCGCCGAAATTGGCGAACGGCGAGGTTTGCAGGCGGGCCGGCTTGCTCCAGCTCTTGCCGCCATCGGTCGACACGCTATGGTTGATCGAGCTGCCCAGCGTGCTGCTGGCGTACCACAGATGCAGCCAGCTCCCTTCGGCATGCAGGACCGGGTTGCCAAGCCGGCCGATCTGGGCAAAGGTGCCGCCGGCCGTGCTTTCGGCCGTGGCGATGAGCACCGGGCTGCGCCAGCCGCCACGATCGCGCACGCTGAAGTGGATGCTCATGGCGTCTTCCGGGCCGGCCAGCCAGGCCGCGGCAATGCGGCCATCGGGCAATTCGGTCAGGTTGGGGGCAGCAGCGGCCAATCCTGCATCGCGCCACAGCATTTCATTAACGAAGAGTGGCGGCAGCGTCGATGGCGTGGTTGCCGGAGGTTGGGCGAATCCTGGTGCACCGGGCGCCGGGGTGCGCCAGAAAGCCCCGGCCAGCGCCGCAGTGAACAGGAAAAGCAGGACGGGGCGGTAGGAAAACGGCATGGGGCAGAAGTTTAACCGGCTTGCCTTGGTGAGCGGTGAAATTTGCTTATTTGCCCAATTTTGTCACATCGTTGCGCCGAAAATTCGGGGATAATCATGCGCACCTGGGAGGGTAAATAATAATGCGGATTAAATACTTCGTATTCGGCGCATCGGCTGTCGTCGCGGCGCTTTTCTTCGGTGGCGCCTATTGGTCGCTCGATCGTATTTTTGACAATGTCGTACGGGCCAATGCGGCCCGCGCCTCCGAAGCGACCACTCGAATTACCTTTGCCTCGATGTACCAGCTGATGAGCCAGGGTTGGCGACGCAGCCAGGCCGATGCCTTTCTGCATGCGATCGCCGCGGCCGGCAAGGAAAACGGGCTGACCGTGCAGATTTACCGCAGCCAGGTTGTCGTCGATCTTTACGATGAAATCGAGCAGCCGCCGTTCGATGCCGATCTGACGACCGTGGTTGCCAGCGGCAAGCCCCTGCGGCGCGATACGGTCGATTACTCTCGCCACATCTACCCGCTGGTTGCCGAGGCCAAGTGTCTGCGCTGCCACCGTAATGCCGAGGTTGGAGCTGTCCTCGGCGCAGTCGAAGTTCGCCAGGAATACGCCAGCCTGCTGGCCGATGCCCGGCGCGACCTGTACCTGGCTTTTGCCCTGCTCGTGCCATTGGCGGCCTTGCTGGCCGGCGCGGCCGTGTGGTGGGTCGGGCGGCGGATCGAAGGCTCGCTTGAAGGCCTCCAGGCGGATTTCGATCAGGTCAATGCGGTCGGCGATTTGCGGCGGATTGCCATGGCCGAACACGACTTTGGTTTTGTCGAACTGAATCGCGTTTTTGCCGGGCTCGGCCGCTTGCTGGAAAAACTGCGCGCGATTGCCGTCGACAAGGACATCCTGATGTTCGAGATCGGGCTGCTCGAAAAATTCGTCATTACCTCGGACGTCGTGCGCGACTGGCGCGAATACGTTGGACGCCTGCTGGTTGATATCAACAGCGTGCTGCCAGCCCATACGCTGTTTTCCATTTTCAAGATCGATGACGAGATGTTCGATCTGGAGGTTTTCTGGCTGGGGCCGGTCACCGAGCGAACCCGCATCATGATGGAGCAGCATATTCGCAAGGAATTGGCTGCCTTGCCGAGCTTCGGGGATATCGGCGTGTGCAATATCCACCACCATCTTTCCGGCACGCAAGGTGAGCCCATCGAGCTGTCGGAGGACGAGGTTGCGCTGCGCGTCAAATCCTTCTTCGTCGATAAACCGAAGATCGGCGGTATCGTCGGCATCGGCGTGCATGCCGGTGTGCTTGACGACGAGACGCGTTACCTGGTCATGGATAGCGTTTTGTCCACCTTGCTCAATGTCGTCGGCTCGGTCAAGGCTATCTACAAATACACCCGCGACCTCGAGTATTACGCCACCCGCGATCCGCTGACCGACCTTTTCAACCAGCGCGTTTTCTGGGAATTGAGCTCATATGAAATAGGCCGGGCCAAGCGTCACGGCTACAGTTTTGGCTTGTTGCTGATTGACCTCGATAATTTCAAGCTGGTCAATGACAACTACGGCCATACCGTCGGCGATACCTATCTCCAGCGTCTGGCGCGCCAGGTGCAGGGGGCATTGCGCGATGGCGATATTCTTGCCCGCTACGGCGGAGACGAGTTTGTCGTGCTCCTGCCGGAAGCCGAGACCGACGCCGTGGTCATGGTTGCCGAGCGGGTTCGCCAGGCGATCGAGTCGCTCGACGTGGCGACGCCGCAGGACGCCCACGTGCGCGGTACGGCATCGATCGGCCTGGCGGTTTTCCCTGACCATGCCGACAACGCCAAGGATCTGCTGCTCTTTGCCGACAACATGATGTATCGGGCCAAGGCGGCCGGCAAAGGGCAAGTCACCGTACCGACTCAGGACGATATCGTTTCGGTATTCCGCGACATCACCCAAAAGAGCGTCATGGTCCTCGAGGCCATCGAGGCGAAGCGCGTCGTGCCTTTCTTCCAGCCAATTCTGGATATTGCCGAACGGAAGATCGTGGCCTATGAGGTTCTGTCCCGGATCGAACTTGACGGCCAGGTCATCCGCGCCGACGAATTCGTCGAAATTGCCGAAAAGATCGGGGTCATCCACCGGCTCGACATGCTGGTCATCGAACAGGCCTTGACAATCCTCTCGGCCCAGGGGCACCGGGGCGAAATCTTCATCAATCTGTCGCCGCGGGCGCTGGTCTTCAATGAATTTGCCCGCGACCTGCGGCGTCTTGTCACGAAGAGCGGCATCTTGCCGCAGAACATCGTTTTCGAGATTACCGAGCGCGATACCGTCAAAAACCTGTCGTTGCTCGAACGCTTCCTCAATGACCTGAAGAGCGACGGATTCAAGTTGGCGATCGACGATTTCGGCTCCGGCTTTTCATCCTTCCACTACCTGCGTCGCTTCCCGATCGACTATCTCAAGATCGAGGGTGATTTCATCGCCAACATGCTCAACAGCGAGAAGGACCGCACCTTCGTGACCAGCATCCGTTCGCTGGCGCGCGACATGGGCATCACCGTGGTCGCCGAATATGTCGAGTCGGCCGAGGTCCTGGAAGAACTGGTCGGCCTTGAAGTACAACGCGCCCAGGGTTACTACATCGGCCGGCCGGCGCGCAATCTGCTGCCAGTCGATTGGCAGCCGGCCGGGTGATCAGCAGCCCTTGTATTCCGGCTTGCGTTTCTGCATGAAAGCGTCGATGCCCTCGCCGGCATCCTCGCTCATCATGTTGCAGGCCATCACTTCGCCGGCGTAGTCGTAGGCCTCGCTCAGGCCCATTTCGAGCTGCTTGTAGAACATGCCCTTGCCCATGCGGATGGCAACGGCGCTCTTGCCGAGGATGTTGCCGGCCAGCCGCTCGATTTCGGCATCCAGTGCATCGAGCGGCACGACGCGATTGACCAGTCCCTTGGCGCGGGCTTCCATGGCGTCGATGAATTCGCCGGTGAGCAGCATTTCCAGCGCTGCCTTGCGACCCAGGTTGCGGGCCAGACCGACGGCCGGGGTCGAACAGAACAGCCCGACGTTGATGCCCGACACCGCGAACTTGGCGACATCGGCCGCTACCGCCAGATCGCACATCGACACCAGCTGACAGCCGGCCGCCGTGGCGATGCCATGCACGCGGGCGATGACCGGCTGCGGCATCTGGGTGA
It encodes:
- a CDS encoding CHASE domain-containing protein codes for the protein MKKPRPSPFDNTQTGRYLPQFLLHEGGAWIALCIILAITAVLYGIVRQSTEEQIYQRFLYRAEQERSTLLFRLQAHAQVLRGAAAFVEASDNVTRDEWQNYVRNLHLDKTLPGIQATGFSLMIQPRDKAAHEQMVRSQGFPGYAIKPDGRREQYSSIVFLEPFSDLNQRAFGYDMFSEPVRRRAMERARDSGEAALSRKITLLQENQAQPLPGFLIYLPVFGSGLPHDSIEERRAALLGFSYAAFRAGDLLGGIFNPDNKDVEIELYDTAIAPENLLFDSHLAHKGSSYGRQRVTLPIEFGGHQWMAQLRSSPEFDRITRTPLPLSIAIGGILGALVVFFWLRRNERYRRHITSYAERLGKNEKRLRTLIDTLPDIVCLKDGEGRWTEANTVLLRMLGLSNTDYRGSTSQELATSGRFDTAPLRMLAASDEAVWSNGECLHDEFIFRDSAGSEQVFDIAKVPLFGADGSRQALVMVGHDITPRVHVEKELRSAERKFRGLVEQSLAGVYIIQGQYFRYVNPWFAKVFGYDSPEEIIDRVTVIDLVAPQDRQKVADNVRRRESGEIEALHYGFTGQCRDGNTVEVEVFGTSVDYEGQPAVIGIVIDVSKRKQAEAELQRYRTHLEELVASRTADLELAKEAAETANRAKSTFLANMSHELRTPMNAIIGLTHIVSRRSSDPDQREKLGKVDKAAGHLLCLLNDILDLSKIDAERLKLEQTSLHLGVIIANIESLVGDKLTAKGLQFKLDIDRQLAETELLGDPLRLQQILLNLVDNAAKFTDRGSVSIRATTAAETAHTLTACLAIQDTGIGIPPEALERIFSPFEQADGSTSRRHGGTGLGLAIVRRLIRLMNGRLELDSTPGEGTTFTLTIGFDKAAPETASPSTAPPGEADDTWLGSFSGKHVLLAEDDPINQEVALELLQYLPGLVIDVADDGAVALERASKKRYDLIIMDMQMPNMDGLAATAAIRRLPGYAATPILAMTANAFTEDKARCLAAGMSDFIAKPVKPELLYAKLGQWLDTKAESA
- a CDS encoding exo-alpha-sialidase is translated as MPFSYRPVLLFLFTAALAGAFWRTPAPGAPGFAQPPATTPSTLPPLFVNEMLWRDAGLAAAAPNLTELPDGRIAAAWLAGPEDAMSIHFSVRDRGGWRSPVLIATAESTAGGTFAQIGRLGNPVLHAEGSWLHLWYASSTLGSSINHSVSTDGGKSWSKPARLQTSPFANFGGAVRTAPVPLADGGLGLAISHDFIGQHGEWLHLSPTGQILDKARLAATTSTLQPAVAALDEQRAMAVLRDAGPAPGSVRVATTDNGGQRWQAGEALAVANPNSSVALLRLKSGWLLLAGNPASGRQALLLWLSADQGKTWQEVRTVETAPDGGADYGNPSLLLGRDGRIHLAYDWRRQGIKHVVFSEAWLDGGQP
- a CDS encoding putative bifunctional diguanylate cyclase/phosphodiesterase, whose translation is MRIKYFVFGASAVVAALFFGGAYWSLDRIFDNVVRANAARASEATTRITFASMYQLMSQGWRRSQADAFLHAIAAAGKENGLTVQIYRSQVVVDLYDEIEQPPFDADLTTVVASGKPLRRDTVDYSRHIYPLVAEAKCLRCHRNAEVGAVLGAVEVRQEYASLLADARRDLYLAFALLVPLAALLAGAAVWWVGRRIEGSLEGLQADFDQVNAVGDLRRIAMAEHDFGFVELNRVFAGLGRLLEKLRAIAVDKDILMFEIGLLEKFVITSDVVRDWREYVGRLLVDINSVLPAHTLFSIFKIDDEMFDLEVFWLGPVTERTRIMMEQHIRKELAALPSFGDIGVCNIHHHLSGTQGEPIELSEDEVALRVKSFFVDKPKIGGIVGIGVHAGVLDDETRYLVMDSVLSTLLNVVGSVKAIYKYTRDLEYYATRDPLTDLFNQRVFWELSSYEIGRAKRHGYSFGLLLIDLDNFKLVNDNYGHTVGDTYLQRLARQVQGALRDGDILARYGGDEFVVLLPEAETDAVVMVAERVRQAIESLDVATPQDAHVRGTASIGLAVFPDHADNAKDLLLFADNMMYRAKAAGKGQVTVPTQDDIVSVFRDITQKSVMVLEAIEAKRVVPFFQPILDIAERKIVAYEVLSRIELDGQVIRADEFVEIAEKIGVIHRLDMLVIEQALTILSAQGHRGEIFINLSPRALVFNEFARDLRRLVTKSGILPQNIVFEITERDTVKNLSLLERFLNDLKSDGFKLAIDDFGSGFSSFHYLRRFPIDYLKIEGDFIANMLNSEKDRTFVTSIRSLARDMGITVVAEYVESAEVLEELVGLEVQRAQGYYIGRPARNLLPVDWQPAG
- a CDS encoding FxDxF family PEP-CTERM protein, yielding MSNSLRYLAAAVLAATSFAASAAVTITEVAPWSSGNSPVGADWFELTNTGSSAVDITGWKVDDSSNSFAAGAALNGITNIAAGQSVIFLEGNAAKTELFKTNWFGGSVPAGLAVGYYSGSGIGLSTSSDALNIFNASGALQAKVTFGASDSSSPYQSFDNAAGLNNTAVSQLSVVGINGAFVAANSASEIGSPGSIAAVPEPETYAMLLAGLGLIGAVARKRQH
- a CDS encoding response regulator, whose product is MALTTSLADLAIILVEPSQMQAHLVSRMLEHQGVKKVTTVDTASAALVALKAESANVIVISSLYLPDLAGTELVAAMRADPDFETVPFILVSSETRPQVLEPVRQSGACSIVAKPFNEQQLSRALYAAADYLNPPEDLDVAEIENLRVLLVDDSPTSRRHLRRLLTELGIERITEAVNGKEAVALLEQAMVDLVITDYNMPEMDGRELTEYIRTQSWQAEVPVLMVTSEQNMGRLAAVERAGVSAICDKPFEAGSIRRLISEALTR
- a CDS encoding enoyl-CoA hydratase gives rise to the protein MTTTEPLVLRTDRADGLTTLTLNRPGQFNSLSKDMLSALQAELDAIASSSGVRVVVIGGAGKAFCAGHDLKEMRGNHSKEFMQALFKQCGQVMLSITQMPQPVIARVHGIATAAGCQLVSMCDLAVAADVAKFAVSGINVGLFCSTPAVGLARNLGRKAALEMLLTGEFIDAMEARAKGLVNRVVPLDALDAEIERLAGNILGKSAVAIRMGKGMFYKQLEMGLSEAYDYAGEVMACNMMSEDAGEGIDAFMQKRKPEYKGC
- a CDS encoding SdiA-regulated domain-containing protein, producing the protein MKLKHLFLALAAAGSFAAHAADSLNLANYAVSGVYSLDAFNGTSGGISGLEASAVTYAQDRGSLFFVGDEGTGVIEISKTGQTLGYMSFDWANTGSTKHDTEGLTYLGGGVLVVGEERLYDAYRFSYAAGGTAALANSSVSISNATVGNSGMEGISYDARNGGSFVTVKQEGPEDILGGTLSFASGGGVANMTQLFNPSSLGLATLSDVQTLSGVNSLVGTTAADNLLILSLGSNTLLEVTRSGVIKSSLDLAGIVPHNAIEGVTIDEKGVIYLVAEQEQDGSVLDSLARSRLIVLAAPVPEPETYAMLLAGLGLLGAVARRRKLAA